The Salegentibacter mishustinae genomic interval GTACAGCCCAATACAATAGCTTTTAAGGGCTTTGGATTATTGGCGTTTCTTATTTTTTCCAATAAACTCACCACATGGTAACGCACATAATTTTCAGAATCGTTAATCTGAAGAATTTGGCAATCATCAGTATCTTTATTATCACATAGCATTTTACCGTGATCAAAATCAAAATTGTAGATATCCATTAAAGTTTTGTCAATCTCGAATTTTTCATCATTTAGAGAAGGTCCCCGATAATCTTCCCGGGGCTTTTCCAGATCTTTATTTATAAAATCAGGTTCTTCATCTACTGCTTCAGCTATTCCGTGGCCACCCTGGTTAAAAACCTGGATTTCCCCGATATAGCCCAATTCATCTTTCACCTTTAACAACGTATTTTCATAACCTTTGGAAGCAATGGTACCCACCGTGGCCATTACGCCAATAGAGCCATTTTCATCCTTTCTCAGGGTAGCAAGAGTTCCGCGTGCACCTGCATCTATTACACCAATTACTTTTAATTCAATTCCCGTTTTATCAATAAATTCCCTAATAAATTCACTCCCGTAAGCGGTAGCGGTATTACAAGCAATTACAATTGATTTAACCGATTGCTTATCCTTTTGAAAAACAGTATCCCTGGCTTCTCGATAATATTTATCTGAAAGCAGGAACTGGGTATCTTTAAGGATATGTTCTATCAATAAATCGGTTTTTTCTTCGCTGGAATAATTGCCGTAGGGCATATTGGCCTGATCTGCCAAATAGATAAATTTCTCTGAAGTAAAATCGGGCGCACCATCGCTCCCTTTTTCCTGATTTTGATTATTGTAACTATCAAAATTAACCAGCGCATCCAATACCGTCAATCCGCCTGTACCAGAATCAAAAACCCCAATGGGTAAACTATTATCCATCTCAGGATAATCTTCAAAATTTACGTGGTAAAATGAATCTTCTTCCTCTAAAATAGTGGAAACAATTGCCCGGTCTTTTTCTTCGGAATTTTCATTTTTTGCAAGGTCTTTTTTACCGGAATCTTTACAAGAAAGCCCAAAGAATACCAGGAAAACTAATAAATACTGACTTTTAAAATTTTTCATTATAAATGTTTTAAAAAAGCAGAGCCTGACCATGAAGAACGAATTTGCTATCACCTAAGTCTTCAAGCCAGACTCCATTTAATTGGCTAATTTGCTGTCTTCATTTCAAAAATAACAGAACCGGAAGTCTCAGTAGCTAATTGATTGATTTTAAAGACGATCAAGGTACCATCTTCAACTTCGAAGAAAATCACATCATCTTGTTTAACTCTCCGTATTCTGTCCCCAGGACCATTTTCGTTTTCAACATAACCTGGCATATCTTCTACTTCTGCCAAAGCGTTTTGGTATGCTTCACTAAGTTCCTCTTCTGAAGAAAGCCCTTCAAAAAGAGCAGCTGTATCAGAATTACCGATATTTACAAACTGGCCATCATTTTTAGTATCCCAGCCTTCATAAACAGCAGTTTCAATATCAGAACCAAAATATTGTAAACCACTACTTGCAGGCGCCAGGAAATTAACTCCTGTACTGGCACCTACCAGCATTATGAAATTAACATCTGCTTGGTTAGTTGTAGCGTCTTCAAGACTGTAAACCGTCTGGTTAGCAATGTTAAAATAGCTTCCTACACTACTATTATCCTGGCCTCCCATTTCTATTTCAGGGAAATAAGCAAGCTCCCCTCCTTCATTATCATCATCATCATCTTCTCCTTCTCCCGGATCAACAGGTTCTACATCAGGATCGGCTGCGGTTTTCATTTCAAATTCTACCATTCCAGCTGTATCTGGCAGTATTGAGGTTATTTTCAATACGGCTATGGTACCACTTTCTGTTTTAAAGAAAATAATATCTCCAACATTTACTCTTCTAACCCTATCTCCAGGTCCGTTCTCATTTTCAACATAACCGGGCATACTGGTTACATTAGCCTGGGCTTCTTCAAAGGCAGAAATAATATCTGCTGAAAATTCTAAATTATTAAAAATAGCTTCGGCATCATCAAGATTACCAATATTCACAAATTCGCCATCATTTTTAATATCCCAGCCATCATATACAGCATCGCTAATTTCTGATCCGAAATATTGGAAACCACTACTTGCCGGTGCAAGAAAATTAATACCGGTAGAAGCTCCTACAAGCATACCCAGGTCAATTCTTTCCTGATTGCTGCTCGCTTCTGGAAGTGTATAATCTGTAGCTTCTTCTATATTGAAGAAACTTCCAATATCTGAATTATCCTGACCACCAAGGGCTAGTTGTGTATAATAGATGATATCATTTATTTCCTGAATTGGATCTTCTTCTGGAGCTTCCTTTTCTACCTCCAGGACCATAGCTTCGGAAACTTCATTTTCTTCCTGCTCTACCACGAAATCCAGGGTAATCTTATCTTTATCCTGGCGCTCCTCAGCTACGTGATATTCAAATTCGATAGTTTCGGTATCTTCTCCGCTCAAATCGCGGCGATATTCTGGAAGTTCTGTTCTTTCTTGTACTACAACACCCTCAGATATTATTTTTTCGTACACCGAGAAACCGGTAGCCACTTTTTGACCTTTATTGATCTTTACAGTAAATTGATGTGTGGAATCGGGTGCGGTATTAAAGCTTTGACCAAAATATTCAGGATCAAAACTTATTTGAGCATCCTGCCTGGCAGTATCTTCTTCTATATCCTCAAGATCATCATCAGATGAACAGGAAGAGGCTAAAAAACCTACTGTCATTAAGCAAAGAAGAATATAGCCTAATGAGCGCTGAATGTTTATATATTTTTTTTCCATTGTTTTAATTTTAAGTGAAAAGAATTACTTCTACTCCTCCAGTGAAGCGAGGATATAGTCTTCTACTAAACTGGCGATATCGGTGAAATGATCTCCCGGCGTACTTCCCTGACTTAAAGAAGTAAGTACTACAATAAGATCCAGTTCCGGAATTGTCATCATATATTGCCCACCGTGGCCAATAGCGGAGTAGGTGCTGTACTGGTTAGCTTTTACCAGCCACCACAAATAACCGTAACCTTCAATTTCAAAAGGTCTTGAAATGCCCTGTGGTTCCACTTGAAATTTTATACTTTCTTCTATCCAGTCTTCTGGAACAATACGTTGATCTTTATAAATCCCGCCGTTGCTAACCATTATGCCTATTTTGGCTAAATCGTAAGGTTTAACATATACATTATTACCCCCTTCGTTGTATCCCTGTGGATCGGTTTCCCAACGGGTTACTTCTATATCCATAGGTTCATAAAGGTATTTTTGCGCAAATTCTAGAGAACTCATTCCCGTAGCTTCGGTAAGAATAGCTGATAACAAATGGGTATCTCCTGTACTATAGGCATACCATTCACCTGGATCGGCTTCCATTGGTAATTCCAGCGCGTGGCGCAACCAATCATCACTATTTGTCCAGGCGGAATAATTATCCAGACTTGTAGACTCCAGGCCTGAAGTCATCGTCATAAGATGTTCTATCGTAATCTCCTTTTTTCGGGGATCCATCTCATCGTTGTATATCTCCGGTACGTAATCGTATAAAGTTTCATCTATACTTTCTATAAAACCTTCTTCAATAGCAATTCCAATTAAAAGATTAAGTATACTTTTTGATGATGATTTAAGGTTACTTGCCTGTCCTTCAGAAAAATTATTGTAATAATTTTCGAAAACCAGAGTATCATTTTTTATTACAAGTAGGCTATGTAAACGCCCCATTAGGGCAGCACGGCTGTCTACTTCTCTAAATTTTTCGGGATTAAAACCCAAATCTTCCGGTTCTGCTTCTGGAATGTCAAAAGACACTTCCTCATCGGGATTAGGATCCGGAACCTGACTTCCATTATCATCTGTATTATTTTCATCACCAGAACAGGAAACCGCACTCACTAAAAATGTAAGCACTACAATAAACTGTTGTAACATTATCTTATTTTTTTTCATTTTAATAAATTTTAAATGGCTCTAGAGCTATTACTCAACTTCAAAATCGATCACACCACCATCACGCCCTTGTGGAACACCGGTAGGACTCTCTCTCACCTCATCTAAAGTTGCGGTAAGGCCGTTTACATTTCTAACAACTACCTGGAACTCGAACTCGGTTCCGCTAGGTACATCGGGCACGGTATAATTAATTAAAAGGGAATCGGTTCTGCTTAGCTCAGAATAAGCTTCCTCATATGGGAAAACTCTTAAATCGTCCAGTTCGGGATGCCCATCTACCTGAGCAAAGAAGTCGACCTGTTCTATAGAATCATTAGACCAGTATCTTAGATCTAAAGTAATTTCTGAACCTGAGGAATAGTCTTCGTCAGACGTAGTGAAACTTGCAATTATAGGGGTACTTCTTCCGGTTTCCTCGACATTTTCTTCAAGCCAAAGATCATCGCTATAACAAGAGATAGCTGTGATGGCAATAAGGCCTGACAATAGTATTTTTGCTATATTTTTCATAATTATTTATTTTATTGATCCCACCATAACCTGGTAGATACGTCCTTTGTTGCTTCTTGTACATTTACATCATTTCGACTATATTCAGAATCCGGGTATCTCACCCTTCTTACCCACCGACCTTCAAGAAACGGATTGTGCGCCACTGGGAGTTCAAGATCTTTGTATACGTTGTCGTTATAATCGTAGCGACGCATATCAGTCCAAACTTCGGGATGGAGAAACATAGCAAGGTATTTCTCTTTCATAATTAGATCCAAACTAAGGTTGTCTGCTTCTACCGCAATACTAGCATCCGAAAGGTATAAATTAGCATTAGCTGAACTCACACCTACTTTATCCATATTAGCTTCAATTCCTTCCAGGTAAGCCTGGTAAGCTTCCTCGGTAGCTCCTTCGCTTCTGGCATCCCCGCCATTAAGTAAAAATCTTGCTTCTGCCTCGATAAACTTATGTTCTGCATAAGTCACCATTTCAATAGGCGAAGTCTGGGAAGTATAGTAACTGTCTTCGGCAAAACGCGCATTGGCATTACCTTTCCCGGCACCATTGATACCACCAATAAGGGGTTCTCCTTCTGCTTCGTTGAAAGCAATGATATCCAAACGTGGATCATTATCCAGTTCTGCACTGCCATATGGATAACTGGAACCATCCATATATTCTACAATCTGTTCAGAAACAATAAGGTTGGAGTTTCCTGTCTGACCTGCCAACACTACCCCAGCATACCAGGGGTTAAAGGTTCTGGTAGAGTAATCCAGTCCAAAATCATCGGCATTACTTTCCATTCCATGCTCCAAGGCATCCAAAGCATTTTGCGCAGCATCAACGGTACCTTTTTTAGTTAAATGAATAGCGTAGCGGGCTTTTAAGGTATAAGCCAATTTTATCCACTTAGAGATATCTCCTCCATAAACAAGATCTTCTTCACCAGGTTGATAAATAGTATTGTCTTCCATTTCAAGGTCCGCAATAGCGTCATCCAGTAAACCGGGAATTTGCGCATAAATATAGCTTTGGTCATTATAGGAAGGACTAAAATTTTCTTCCTCCATTAAAGCTTCATCAAAAGGAATGGCTCCCCAATGGTCTGTAGCAATCCCTATGTTCATTACCCTTAATACTTTTGCAATTCCACGGTAATGATAAGCTTCAGCTTCTGTTGCTTTATCAATAATGGTTTTTGCAGAAGTTAGCCCGTCTAGGTAAATATTTACCCAGGCCGATGTAAGCGAAAGTTCATTTTGATTACTTGGTCCATTATTACCTACTGAAGAGGACTGTTGTGTATACTGACTCGTATAATAGGCAATGTTGAAATAAGTGTCTGCTAGGTAGTAAATAGAAGTTGGTAAAATGACTTCCATTTCTACTTCTTCTTCACTTATCTTATTAGGATCATCGTTTGCATCCAAAAAATCTTCGCATCCAGTAGCTAGTAGTAAAATACTGAATATGAGAAGATATTGATATTTAAATTTTGTTTTTATCATCCTGTTAATTTTTAGAAATTAAGACTAAGCCCAAATATTACACTTCTGGTATTTGGGATGCTATATCCCGTTAATCCAAAAGCATTACTTCCAGCACTGTAGGTTGTTCCTTCCGGATCATAACCTTCGAAAGGTGTAATAAGCAATAGGTTATTCCCTGTGGCACTAAAGGTTACTCCACTAAAAAAAGTTCTGTCCAAAATTGATTTTGGTAAGCGGTAAGAGA includes:
- a CDS encoding glutamate racemase, with protein sequence MKNFKSQYLLVFLVFFGLSCKDSGKKDLAKNENSEEKDRAIVSTILEEEDSFYHVNFEDYPEMDNSLPIGVFDSGTGGLTVLDALVNFDSYNNQNQEKGSDGAPDFTSEKFIYLADQANMPYGNYSSEEKTDLLIEHILKDTQFLLSDKYYREARDTVFQKDKQSVKSIVIACNTATAYGSEFIREFIDKTGIELKVIGVIDAGARGTLATLRKDENGSIGVMATVGTIASKGYENTLLKVKDELGYIGEIQVFNQGGHGIAEAVDEEPDFINKDLEKPREDYRGPSLNDEKFEIDKTLMDIYNFDFDHGKMLCDNKDTDDCQILQINDSENYVRYHVVSLLEKIRNANNPKPLKAIVLGCTHYPYLTAEINQVLDELYNYQKDGEYIYRDFMAEDIAIVDPAVNVAEELYVYMKQKNLFNPSGDMMNSEFFISVPNTENENVQLDDNGRFPYEYKYGRTEGEIQEYVKVVPFSKNNISEETLDRFKNSIPETYKLVEEFTRSNPKTEYLEESARID
- a CDS encoding serine hydrolase domain-containing protein, with protein sequence MKKNKIMLQQFIVVLTFLVSAVSCSGDENNTDDNGSQVPDPNPDEEVSFDIPEAEPEDLGFNPEKFREVDSRAALMGRLHSLLVIKNDTLVFENYYNNFSEGQASNLKSSSKSILNLLIGIAIEEGFIESIDETLYDYVPEIYNDEMDPRKKEITIEHLMTMTSGLESTSLDNYSAWTNSDDWLRHALELPMEADPGEWYAYSTGDTHLLSAILTEATGMSSLEFAQKYLYEPMDIEVTRWETDPQGYNEGGNNVYVKPYDLAKIGIMVSNGGIYKDQRIVPEDWIEESIKFQVEPQGISRPFEIEGYGYLWWLVKANQYSTYSAIGHGGQYMMTIPELDLIVVLTSLSQGSTPGDHFTDIASLVEDYILASLEE
- a CDS encoding SusD/RagB family nutrient-binding outer membrane lipoprotein, which produces MIKTKFKYQYLLIFSILLLATGCEDFLDANDDPNKISEEEVEMEVILPTSIYYLADTYFNIAYYTSQYTQQSSSVGNNGPSNQNELSLTSAWVNIYLDGLTSAKTIIDKATEAEAYHYRGIAKVLRVMNIGIATDHWGAIPFDEALMEEENFSPSYNDQSYIYAQIPGLLDDAIADLEMEDNTIYQPGEEDLVYGGDISKWIKLAYTLKARYAIHLTKKGTVDAAQNALDALEHGMESNADDFGLDYSTRTFNPWYAGVVLAGQTGNSNLIVSEQIVEYMDGSSYPYGSAELDNDPRLDIIAFNEAEGEPLIGGINGAGKGNANARFAEDSYYTSQTSPIEMVTYAEHKFIEAEARFLLNGGDARSEGATEEAYQAYLEGIEANMDKVGVSSANANLYLSDASIAVEADNLSLDLIMKEKYLAMFLHPEVWTDMRRYDYNDNVYKDLELPVAHNPFLEGRWVRRVRYPDSEYSRNDVNVQEATKDVSTRLWWDQ